The following are encoded in a window of Naumovozyma castellii chromosome 10, complete genome genomic DNA:
- the REH1 gene encoding Reh1p (ancestral locus Anc_4.243), translating to MSTPIFTCNSCVIQFKSSDLQRYHMKTEWHRYNLKRRVAQLPPIPADQFAEKLQLSEQTQSLIDEFGFPVLKPVSQHNRHAIDKRKPHRKHSREVKPNEKEVVEEDVQIGHSLAKVVSAAESIESHFSKLSVNTENTNTTDFGEDTVSEYGFTSDSNYDYNSSEHEDDLHSDQLSVHDKYHVTDCIYCGVKNKEIERNVKHMFHKHGLYIPERSYLVDLKGLLNFLIEIIIIEKTCLCCNFQGSTLESIRDHMRSKRHCRMPYETKEERQLFAPFYDFSSLEEEEKEETGKTSAKPNSKQIHFNEAEKEIPEEDINSNYTTVSVDETGLEMILPTGARLGHRAGQRYYRQNIPVSSQGSESRNTVTAADRRMISGVTEKQYKKGLKKMQQLEKRAIDEQFRRDVKRLNFQTYYRDELLQ from the coding sequence ATGAGTACCCCGATCTTTACATGCAACTCCTGTGttatccaattcaaatCCAGTGATTTGCAACGTTATCACATGAAAACAGAATGGCATAGGtacaatttgaaaagaagagTCGCACAGTTACCACCCATTCCTGCTGATCAATTCGCAGAAAAGCTACAACTATCTGAGCAGACTCAAAGtttaattgatgaatttggCTTCCCCGTCTTGAAACCTGTATCTCAACATAACCGCCATGCTATCGACAAGAGGAAACCTCATCGCAAGCACAGCCGTGAGGTGAAACCAAACGAGAAAGAGGTCGTTGAAGAGGATGTGCAAATTGGACACTCGTTAGCTAAAGTCGTCTCGGCTGCTGAATCTATCGAGTCGcacttttccaaattatcTGTGAATACAGAAAACACCAATACCACAGATTTTGGGGAAGACACTGTTTCTGAATATGGATTCACCAGTGATTCAAACTACGATTATAATTCAAGTGAACATGAGGATGACCTCCATTCGGATCAACTCTCGGTCCATGATAAATACCATGTGACTGATTGTATATATTGTGGTGTgaagaataaagaaattgaaagaaacgTTAAACATATGTTCCATAAACATGGTCTATATATCCCTGAGAGAAGTTATTTGGTAGATTTGAAAGGattattgaatttcctAATCGAGATAATTATAATAGAAAAAACATGTCTATGTTGTAACTTCCAAGGTTCCACTTTGGAAAGTATCAGAGATCACATGCGTTCTAAACGTCATTGTAGAATGCCATATGAAACTAAAGAGGAAAGACAATTATTTGCCCCATTCTATGACTTCAGTTCTcttgaagaggaagaaaaagaagaaactggAAAGACTTCCGCTAAACCAAATAGTaaacaaattcatttcAATGAAGCAGAGAAGGAAATTCCAGAGGAAGACATTAACTCTAATTATACCACTGTCTCGGTTGATGAGACTGGGCTTGAGATGATTTTACCAACTGGTGCCAGATTAGGACACAGAGCAGGACAAAGATATTACAGACAAAACATACCTGTGTCCTCTCAAGGATCAGAAAGCAGAAACACAGTCACTGCAGCTGATAGAAGAATGATTAGCGGTGTAACTGAAAAACAATACAAGAAGGgcttgaagaaaatgcaaCAATTAGAAAAAAGAGCAATTGATGAACAATTCCGCCGTGATGTTAAGAGACTGAACTTCCAAACATATTACAGAGACGAATTATTACAATGA
- the NCAS0J01440 gene encoding uncharacterized protein: MKFTTKKVILTTITVCFLQLVSGFPIEKRDRNSSKFSDTLIADMFLFIQLLGGCALGGGVGSIAGAFVCAFTFLAILCNMMVTILTLVDRFVNDPSGSSVTMNFSTMLDSTGVGNIDKLKNYLGEYLDISMHVSSTYMGEMNSTKVNCVSFELTDSKLFPKCVDTKICISEAGRKKVLHQSGPLPLKIVKTLATKAGSFGIATPIKHPKMFMKSLLMTFKEDTSVFLEQFQELFHKLKSPDWRGENHQGHEFSIEDSRDGNKLLFYFEFT; the protein is encoded by the coding sequence ATGAAATTTACAACGAAAAAAGTTATTTTAACAACCATCACGGTGTGTTTTCTTCAGCTAGTTTCAGGCTTCCCCATTGAAAAACGAGATAGAAACAGCTCCAAATTCTCTGATACACTTATAGCTGATatgtttttatttatacaGCTTCTTGGAGGTTGTGCTTTAGGAGGAGGTGTAGGTTCTATTGCTGGTGCTTTTGTTTGTGCATTTACCTTCCTCGCCATTCTTTGCAATATGATGGTAACCATACTCACTCTCGTAGATAGATTTGTTAACGACCCAAGTGGATCAAGTGTAACcatgaatttttcaacaatgTTGGACAGTACTGGTGTAGgaaatattgataaattgaaaaactaTCTAGGTGAATACCTAGATATTAGTATGCACGTATCTTCCACATATATGGGTGAAATGAACAGTACCAAAGTTAATTGTGTCTCATTTGAACTAACTGATTCAAAGTTGTTTCCAAAATGTGTTGATACAAAAATATGCATTAGTGAAGCTGGGAGAAAGAAAGTATTGCATCAGAGTGGTCCACTCCCACTAAAAATTGTTAAAACATTAGCCACTAAAGCAGGAAGTTTTGGGATAGCAACACCAATAAAACACCCAAAGATGTTTATGAAATCATTATTGATGacatttaaagaagatacATCTGTGTTTttggaacaatttcaagaattgttcCATAAGTTAAAGAGTCCTGATTGGAGAGGGGAAAATCATCAAGGTCACGAATTTAGTATAGAGGATAGTAGGGATGGAAATaaacttttattttattttgaatttaccTAG
- the TSR1 gene encoding small subunit rRNA maturation protein TSR1 (ancestral locus Anc_4.244) gives MAGHSHRSSVKNGHKAFKSKHASKGALKRVYKGKVEKEIANNKTLKGVSKLQRRNTARQLREKKILETFETRKLFEGANGAEKIITVIPLTADVFANDIVCKLLSAADLGANEMDQLKMDVNANVASVRTFKIRKFKSSLKIIIPDMSNFLNILDAAKVADFVVFGLSGTSEVDTEFGEQIVRALELQGISSFLGVVTNLSSVHEKEKFQLDVKQSLESYFKHFFPNEDRIFNLEKPSDSLNALRTLCQKLPRPVQWRDNRGYLIADYVDVIDDGSSTEFSQLVVGGTVRGVGFNADRLVHIPDLGDFQIERIEKVSASARKNISKSKNDGDELDLSLNNIMNATANRDNLDDYAPADLEMEDWTYEDDDFEYDNLSSARYDDHGFLPGREQFHKQVKVPKGTSDYQAKWYLDDVVDDADEPEENDFQERLIEDDAGMTYDMDVDNEEDENNEDREGDEESDDDFVELTVEEEERQLKEYRALEQEDREFPDEIELDPSESGIERLKRYRGLKNLYNCVWNVDEKDPYAPQEWKRLLRIGNYKNTRNRIVKEAKSHAQVIAGDRVKLFIKFPKFLLPKIKVPNQILFAVYGLLLHEHKNAVVNFSLQRWEEYDKPVPSKEPIVVQYGIRRYTIQPLYSADSNNPNNVHKFERFLHPDVLSVATCIAPVDFTQSPAIFFKPSSTDPKGIELIGHGTFLNADHTRILAKRAILTGHPFRFHKNVVTIRYMFFRAEDVEWFKSIPLFTKTGRSGFIKESLGTHGYFKATFDTKLSAQDAVAMSLYKRMWPRTSLPWSPE, from the coding sequence ATGGCTGGCCATTCACATAGATCATCCGTGAAAAACGGTCACAAGGCTTTCAAGTCAAAGCATGCCTCCAAAGGTGCCTTGAAAAGAGTCTACAAGGGTAAAGTagagaaggaaattgcCAATAACAAAACTTTGAAGGGTGTTTCGAAATTGCAACGTAGGAACACGGCAAGACAACTAagagagaagaaaatattggaaactTTTGAAACCAGGAAACTGTTCGAGGGTGCCAATGGAGCCGAGAAAATTATTACCGTCATACCTTTAACCGCCGATGTCTTTGCTAATGATATCGTTTGCAAATTGTTATCTGCAGCAGATTTGGGCGCCAATGAGATGGACCAGTTGAAGATGGACGTGAATGCTAATGTGGCCAGTGTGAGAACTTTTAAGATTCGCAAATTTAAGAGTTCTTTAAAGATTATCATCCCTGATATGtcaaattttttgaatatcttAGATGCTGCTAAAGTGGCAGATTTCGTCGTATTTGGATTAAGTGGGACTTCTGAAGTGGATACCGAATTTGGTGAACAAATCGTCCGTGCTTTAGAATTACAAGGTATTTCCTCATTCTTAGGTGTAGTCACCAATTTATCATCCGTACAtgagaaggaaaaatttcaattggaTGTGAAACAATCATTAGAAAGTTACTTCaaacatttttttccaaacGAAGATCGTATTtttaatttggaaaaacCTTCTGACTCATTGAATGCTTTAAGAACTTTATGCCAAAAACTACCACGTCCCGTTCAATGGAGGGATAATAGAGGTTATTTAATTGCCGACTATGTTGATGTTATTGACGATGGCAGTTCCACAGAGTTTTCTCAATTGGTTGTAGGAGGTACTGTTCGTGGCGTTGGATTCAACGCCGACAGATTGGTTCATATTCCTGACTTGGGagatttccaaattgaaagaattgaaaaggttAGTGCTTCTGctagaaaaaatatatctaaATCAAAAAACGATGGTGATGAATTAGACTTAAGTTTGAACAATATCATGAATGCTACCGCTAATAGGGACAATTTGGACGACTATGCACCAGCTGATttagaaatggaagattGGACAtatgaggatgatgattttgaatatgataACTTAAGTTCCGCTAGATACGATGACCACGGATTCCTACCTGGTAGAGAACAATTTCACAAGCAAGTGAAAGTTCCAAAGGGTACTTCTGACTATCAAGCTAAGTGGTATTTAGATGATGTAGTGGATGATGCAGATGAacctgaagaaaatgatttccAAGAACGTTTAATTGAAGACGACGCTGGAATGACATATGATATGGACGTCGATaacgaagaagatgagaataatgaagataGAGAAGGTGACGAAGAAAGTGATGACgattttgttgaattgacagtagaagaggaagaacgtcaattgaaagaatatagAGCATTAGAACAGGAAGATCGTGAGTTTcctgatgaaattgaattggaTCCATCCGAATCTGGTATTGAACGTTTGAAGAGGTACAGAGGGTTGAAAAATCTGTATAACTGTGTTTGGAATGTGGATGAAAAGGATCCATATGCTCCGCAAGAATGGAAGAGATTGTTGAGAATAGGAAACTACAAAAATACCCGTAATAGAATTGTCAAGGAAGCTAAATCACACGCACAAGTGATAGCCGGTGATCGTGTGAAacttttcatcaaattccCCAAATTTCTGTTGCCTAAAATCAAAGttccaaatcaaatattatttgcCGTATATGGATTATTATTGCATGAACATAAAAATGCTGTAGTTAACTTTTCATTACAGAGATGGGAAGAATATGACAAACCTGTTCCATCCAAGGAACCAATTGTGGTACAATATGGCATAAGGAGATACACTATTCAACCTCTGTATTCAGCAGATTCCAATAATCCAAACAATGTTcataaatttgaaagatttttaCACCCAGATGTGTTATCAGTAGCTACCTGTATTGCACCAGTAGACTTCACTCAATCTCCAgccattttcttcaaaccATCATCAACAGATCCAAAGGGTATAGAACTGATAGGACATGGTACTTTCTTGAACGCTGATCATACAAGAATCCTAGCAAAGAGAGCAATCCTCACGGGTCATCCATTCAGATTCCACAAGAATGTTGTTACCATTCGTTACATGTTCTTTAGAGCAGAGGATGTGGAATGGTTTAAATCTATCCCACTATTTACAAAAACTGGTAGATCCGGGTTCATTAAGGAAAGTTTGGGTACTCATGGTTACTTCAAAGCTACATTTGATACTAAGCTATCTGCACAAGATGCTGTTGCTATGTCTCTTTACAAACGTATGTGGCCAAGAACTTCATTACCATGGTCACCTGAATAG
- the NCAS0J01460 gene encoding 40S ribosomal protein uS14 (ancestral locus Anc_4.245), with protein MAHENVWFSHPRRYGKGSRQCRVCSSHTGLVRKYDLNICRQCFREKANDIGFYKYR; from the coding sequence ATGGCTCACGAAAACGTCTGGTTCTCCCACCCAAGAAGATACGGTAAAGGTTCCCGTCAATGTCGTGTCTGTTCTTCCCACACCGGTTTGGTTAGAAAGTACGACTTGAACATCTGTCGTCAATGTTTCAGAGAAAAGGCCAATGACATTGGTTTCTACAAGTACAGATAA
- the STE23 gene encoding metalloendopeptidase (ancestral locus Anc_4.246), translating into MSIALLSSLLIKNTRLASQINIRTMTAASYKNHNLSFQKPDLDERSYRFIELPNKLKALLITDPKTDKAAASLDVNIGSFNDPEPLPGLAHFCEHLLFMGSRKFPDENDYSSFLSKHGGHSNAYTGSSNTNYFFEINAEHLFGALDRFSGFFTGPLFNKNATDKEINAVDSENKKNLQNDLWRIYQLDKSLSNLKHPYHKFSTGNIQTLKQLPESQGLNIRDELLKFYDDSYSANLMKLCIIGREDLDTLAQWTADLFNDVKNKDKPLPVFQDPILLKEQHLQRIIQVEPVKELRKLDIEFCVPDYEKHWQSKIPHILSHLIGHEGNGSLLSHLKTLGWANELSAGGHTVSENNAFFSIAIELTQKGLAHYKDVTHLIFQYIEMLRHSLPQEWIYLELQNINKANFKFKQNGNPSNTVSSLSKMLEKEYIPVGDILATNLFTKYEPELITKYLEMMTFDNSRITLISKDLETDSFEKWYGTKYKVIEYPADLIAKITSPGLNPNFHLPRPNEFIANNFQVTKLENVTPLEEPHLLKETELGKLWYKKDDRFWQPRGHIYISFKLPHTHLSLLNSMLTTLYVQLINDSLKDLQYDASCANLHASLTKTNQGLDITVSGFNDKLIILLTRFLQGIKSFKPNSDRFQIFKDKTIQHLQNSLYEVPYSQMSTLYNSLINERTWTTTEKLSALDKISYDQLLTFIPTIFEELYFESLIHGNLKYDEAMEIDSLVKLLLTENNILNLQIQNDKLRSYILPKGKTFRYETDLKDPKNVNSCIQHVTQIDIYSEELSAKCALFAQMIHEPCFDTLRTKEQLGYVVFSSTLNNHGTANIRILVQSEKSTPYLEWRIDNFYKIFGKSLKTMSEDTFVKHKDALCKSLLQKYKNMNEESARYTSAIYLGDYNFLHRHRKAALVEKLTKDQMISFFEENIIGKEASKLIVHLQSQVEVDGVESMIDSEVEYPTGEIIENIGEFKSQLLVAPLRQPIKKFEIYDPKLE; encoded by the coding sequence ATGAGCATCGCCCTCCTGTCATCTTTGCTAATTAAGAATACAAGACTGGCATCCCAAATCAACATAAGAACCATGACTGCCGCTTCATACAAGAACCATAACCTCTCGTTTCAGAAACCGGACTTGGATGAGAGATCCTACCGCTTCATTGAACTCCCAAACAAACTAAAGGCATTACTAATAACTGACCCAAAGACAGATAAAGCCGCCGCTTCATTGGACGTAAACATTGGGTCCTTCAATGACCCAGAACCTCTACCGGGACTGGCACATTTCTGCGAGCATCTTCTCTTTATGGGCTCCCGTAAGTTCCCGGACGAGAATGATTACTCCAGCTTCCTCAGCAAGCACGGGGGACACTCCAATGCTTACACGGGCTCCTCCAATACAAATtacttctttgaaattaacGCTGAACACCTCTTTGGTGCATTGGATAGGTTTTCAGGATTTTTCACAGGTCCTCTCTTCAATAAGAACGCCACCGATAAGGAGATCAATGCCGTAGATagtgaaaataaaaagaatttaCAGAATGATCTTTGGAGAATTTACCAATTGGATAAATCCCTGAGTAACTTGAAGCATCCCTACCATAAGTTTTCCACGGGTAACATCCAGactttgaaacaattacCGGAATCACAGGGTCTCAATATCAGAGATGAATTGTTGAAGTTTTATGACGATTCCTACTCTGCTAACTTGATGAAATTGTGTATAATTGGTAGGGAGGACCTGGATACTTTGGCCCAGTGGACCGCCGATCTCTTCAATGACGTCAAGAACAAGGATAAACCTTTGCCCGTCTTCCAAGACCCAATCTTACTCAAGGAGCAACATTTACAAAGGATCATCCAGGTGGAACCTGTCAAGGAACTGAGGAAATTGGACATTGAATTCTGCGTCCCAGACTACGAAAAGCATTGGCAGTCTAAGATCCCTCATATATTGTCCCATTTGATAGGTCATGAAGGTAATGGGTCTCTCTTGTCACATTTGAAGACTTTAGGATGGGCAAATGAATTGTCCGCTGGGGGCCATACCGTTTCAGAAAATAACGCTTTCTTCTCTATAGCTATCGAATTGACGCAGAAAGGACTTGCTCATTACAAGGACGTTACACATTTGATATTTCAATACATTGAAATGCTAAGACATTCGTTACCTCAAGAATGGatttatttggaattacaaaatattaataaggcaaattttaaattcaagCAAAATGGGAACCCCTCCAATACGGTATCATCCCTTTCAAAGATGTTAGAAAAGGAATATATCCCTGTGGGAGATATTCTAGCGACTAACCTTTTCACGAAATATGAACCAGAGCTTATTACTAAGTATTTGGAGATGATGACTTTTGATAATTCTCGTATCACTTTAATCTCCAAGGATTTGGAAACTGATTCCTTTGAGAAATGGTATGGGACCAAATATAAAGTCATTGAGTATCCAGCTGATTTGATTGCAAAAATTACATCCCCAGGCTTGAATCCAAACTTCCATTTACCACGTCCCAATGAATTCATTGCTAACAACTTCCAAGTGacaaaattggaaaatgtaACACCATTGGAGGAACCTCATTTATTGAAGGAAACCGAATTGGGAAAGCTTTGGTACAAGAAGGATGACAGATTTTGGCAACCAAGAGGTCATATCTACATATCTTTTAAGTTACCACATACTCATCTAAGTTTGTTGAATAGTATGCTCACCACATTATACGTccaattaattaatgattcATTAAAGGACTTGCAGTACGATGCTTCTTGTGCAAACCTACATGCATCATTGACAAAGACAAATCAAGGACTAGATATCACGGTCTCTGGgtttaatgataaattaatcaTCCTATTGACCAGATTCTTGCAAGGTATTAAAAGCTTTAAACCAAATAGTGATCGTTTCcaaatctttaaagatAAGACAATTCAacatttacaaaattcaCTATATGAAGTCCCCTATTCTCAAATGTCAACTTTATATAACTCTTTAATCAATGAAAGAACATGGACCACCACAGAAAAATTAAGTGCTTTGGATAAAATTTCCTATGATCAACTACTTACGTTTATCCCTACCATCTTTGAGGAATTATATTTCGAATCATTAATTCATGGTAATTTGAAATACGATGAAGCCATGGAAATTGATTCCTTAGTGAAATTATTGCTCactgaaaataatatcctCAATTTGCAAATCCAAAATGATAAACTAAGATCCTACATCTTACCCAAGGGTAAAACGTTTAGATACGAGACCGATTTAAAGGACCCCAAGAATGTTAATTCTTGTATTCAACATGTCACGCAGATTGATATTTATTCTGAAGAATTATCCGCCAAATGTGCGCTTTTCGCTCAAATGATCCATGAACCTTGCTTTGATACACTAAGAACAAAGGAACAGTTAGGGTACGTGGTGTTTAGTTCCACTTTAAATAATCATGGTACTGCCAATATTCGTATCTTAGTTCAATCAGAGAAATCAACACCATACTTGGAATGGAGAATTGACAATTTCTATAAAATCTTTGGTAAGTCTTTGAAAACTATGTCTGAAGACACTTTCGTGAAACATAAGGATGCTCTCTGTAAGAGTTTATTACAAAAGTACAAGAATATGAACGAAGAATCAGCAAGGTATACTTCTGCAATTTATTTGGGTGATTACAATTTCCTACACCGTCATAGAAAGGCTGCATTGGTAGAGAAGTTGACTAAGGATCAAATGATTAGTTTCTTTGAAGAGAATATCATTGGGAAGGAAGCTAGTAAATTGATCGTCCATTTACAGTCTCAAGTCGAAGTGGATGGTGTGGAGTCAATGATTGACAGCGAAGTGGAATACCCAACGGGtgaaatcattgaaaatattggcGAATTCAAATCTCAATTATTGGTTGCACCCTTGCGTCAACCCATTaaaaagtttgaaatttatgaTCCCAAGTTAGAATAA
- the ECM19 gene encoding Ecm19p (ancestral locus Anc_4.247) codes for MGRVRGFSVFSVTIVSIASVYMGMNFFRPIVVEQLAKDGNLREDVAQQVAQEKKLEQERELQLQKLQQLQQQQQQDIDPDVDVLLREESS; via the coding sequence ATGGGCAGAGTCAGAGGGTTTAGTGTGTTTTCGGTGACCATTGTGAGTATTGCGAGCGTGTACATGGGCATGAACTTCTTCCGCCCCATTGTGGTGGAGCAACTGGCGAAGGACGGGAACCTGAGGGAGGACGTGGCCCAACAAGTCGCACAGGAGAAGAAGCTGGAGCAGGAGAGGGAACTGCAATTGCAGAAATTACAACAGCtacagcagcaacaacagcaggATATCGACCCAGATGTGGATGTTCTTTTACGTGAAGAATCGTCTTAG
- the CCW14 gene encoding Ccw14p (ancestral locus Anc_4.251): MRASTVFSAVVSLALFSNQALATPPACLLACVAQVGGQSSKCSTLNQVSCFCENENSAIKSCLDSICPNGDADAAYSAFKSSCSDQDASLNDSSASSSAVSSTKASSSSSSSSAKASSTSQAVSSSAKVSSTSSTEAPSSTKASSTSSSQAASSSSAVVTSSSAAAPSSSTLASSTSSSQAASSSTILTQSEGAANLLQAGSSLALAAIAAFML; this comes from the coding sequence atGCGTGCCTCCACCGTCTTCTCCGCCGTCGTTTCCCTTGCTTTGTTCTCGAACCAAGCTTTGGCCACCCCTCCAGCATGTCTATTAGCATGTGTTGCTCAAGTCGGGGGCCAATCCTCCAAGTGTTCTACTTTGAACCAAGTCAGCTGTTTCTGTGAAAACGAAAACTCTGCCATTAAGAGCTGTTTGGACTCTATCTGTCCAAACGGTGATGCTGATGCTGCTTACTCCGCATTCAAGAGCTCTTGTTCCGATCAAGACGCTTCCTTGAACGACTCGTCTGCCTCCAGTAGTGCTGTCTCTTCTACCAAggcttcttcttcttcttcttcttcttctgccAAGGCTTCTTCCACTTCTCAAGCCGTCTCATCCTCTGCTAAGGTTTCTTCTACCTCTTCTACTGAAGCTCCATCTTCTACTAAGGCttcttccacttcttcttccCAAGCtgcttcttcctcttctgcTGTCGTCACCTCCTCTTCTGCTGCTGCCCCATCCTCTTCTACTTTAGCTTCCtctacttcttcttcccaAGCTGCTTCTTCCTCCACCATTCTAACTCAATCAGAAGGTGCCGCTAACTTATTACAAGCTGGTAGCTCTTTGGCCCTAGCTGCCATCGCCGCCTTCATGTTATAA
- the ART10 gene encoding Art10p (ancestral locus Anc_4.252), with product MGPKITILPAPPLNGQFYSSHDEINGTVHLSISKSLPIKNITVLLRGFAETMTKFDQEYLMSPSLQEHRSYHTLLDMETRVFPPDNVWDALEGSSKPFKVKPGEYDYQFKFDKFPRRPKCLANHRVTDTVFVKRRENYLPPSFNNKWKEFNKIDNLDLYFYSLGKIIYNLQVRIELGKSMNWYKPFDKFLREYSIIEFIPDSKLLEQGLNGSPTSSALPQGAEEMTMAMYPEDIKRPPLDLRSMETELNTVDTDPSSANGTFSRDTMIDRLGIRSAVPATMTMGNEHIYKSRYKIGLPDGDSNLWLEIRSRDNAIKQTYRMDPMFQEGSGRFDQVFLMLSCSSDNVRETLSMVMKNVAAKKLQLNLLETVTFLSQGVGNENFSSLRLAALGLEADVEGADDVFDGGEFEYVSRGSKHSAGPMYYKFQCELKLKKIPALQYLYFNQEDYRHRGNRLYSFKTCTIKREFQFQLLIDWEINGSAKVGRQTEVIIKPVQIFCQCRPNSSALRSGAAPDYTRGGMAIGEVDALPLYVPPPEYVETPKDT from the coding sequence ATGGGACCTAAGATAACAATTCTACCAGCACCGCCGTTGAACGGTCAATTCTACTCTTCTCACGATGAAATAAATGGTACTGTGCACCTCTCCATCTCCAAATCCCTCCCTATTAAAAACATCACTGTGCTTCTGCGTGGATTTGCTGAAACCATGACGAAATTTGACCAGGAGTACCTCATGTCTCCCTCTTTGCAAGAGCATCGGTCCTACCATACTTTGCTGGACATGGAAACCCGTGTTTTCCCACCTGATAACGTTTGGGATGCACTGGAGGGATCGTCTAAGCCTTTCAAAGTGAAACCGGGGGAATACGATTATCAATTCAAGTTTGATAAGTTCCCCCGAAGGCCAAAATGTCTGGCCAACCATAGGGTCACGGACACTGTATTTGTCAAGAGGAGAGAAAACTATCTGCCGCCcagtttcaataataaatggAAAGAGTTCAATAAGATTGATAATTTAGATTTGTATTTCTACTCTTTGGGGAAAATCATTTACAACTTGCAAGTGAGAATTGAATTAGGGAAGTCAATGAATTGGTATAAGCCATTTGATAAGTTCTTGAGAGAGTATTcaatcattgaatttatccctgattccaaattattagaaCAAGGTTTGAATGGATCTCCAACTTCTTCAGCGTTGCCACAAGGTGCTGAGGAGATGACAATGGCAATGTACCCAGAGGATATTAAGAGGCCGCCATTGGATCTGAGATCCATGGAGACCGAGTTGAATACTGTTGATACTGACCCTTCCAGTGCAAATGGAACATTTAGCAGAGATACCATGATTGATAGATTGGGGATACGATCAGCGGTCCCTGCGACGATGACAATGGGGAATGAGCACATATATAAATCGAGATACAAGATTGGATTGCCCGATGGAGATAGTAATCTGTGGTTGGAGATTCGTAGTCGAGATAACGCCATCAAGCAAACATACCGAATGGACCCCATGTTTCAAGAGGGCAGTGGCCGTTTCGATCAAGTGTTTTTGATGCTTTCGTGTTCCAGTGATAACGTACGGGAGACATTATCCATGGTTATGAAGAATGTGGCAGCGAAGAAATTACAATTGAATTTACTGGAGACTGTTACGTTTTTGTCACAAGGTGTGGGTAATGAGAACTTCTCATCGTTACGATTGGCAGCTTTAGGATTGGAAGCGGACGTGGAAGGTGCTGATGATGTGTTTGATGGTGGTGAATTTGAGTATGTATCTCGAGGAAGTAAACATTCAGCTGGCCCGATGTATTATAAGTTCCAATGTGaattgaagttgaagaaaatcCCTGCGTTACAATATTTGTATTTCAACCAGGAGGATTACAGACATCGTGGGAATAGGTTGTATAGTTTTAAGACGTGTACGATCAAGAGAGAATTCCAGTTTCAGTTGTTGATTGATTGGGAGATCAATGGATCTGCCAAAGTCGGGAGACAAACGGAAGTTATCATCAAACCCGTGCAGATATTCTGCCAATGTCGACCCAATAGTAGTGCATTGAGATCTGGAGCTGCACCGGATTATACTCGAGGTGGGATGGCCATAGGAGAGGTGGATGCTCTGCCCTTGTATGTGCCACCACCAGAGTATGTGGAGACACCCAAGGATACGTAG